One segment of Candidatus Nitrospira nitrosa DNA contains the following:
- a CDS encoding efflux RND transporter periplasmic adaptor subunit has translation MNRQNWIRSLVLVLFIALLGIGLAAWKYESLQSEHAASARQPEPSESITVTVARTIDHRPNTTSIGTVLALRSISLKNELAGTVREVRLRPGQLVEAGALLVALDVSVEEADLRAQEAQVALAKTILNRRQHLSQELATTQEEVDRARADLDVAQAQIARTKAVIAKKTIRAPFRARVGIADVHPGQYLDEGTLLTTLQGVSEAVNVDFAVPQQVAGSLRVGETVEVVAVGAALPIKAKIIALDARVDPITRNAMVRARIESSRTVLAPGASVRVRVPVGSMRQVVAVPVSALRKGPGGDQVFVVTQGQDGQTRVRARHVESGPMAGDEIVIHEGLTAGEQVAAVGSFKLRDGALVTITAGPDSPSTQAQY, from the coding sequence ATGAATCGCCAGAATTGGATCAGATCACTCGTCCTTGTTCTGTTTATCGCCCTCCTAGGCATCGGCTTGGCGGCTTGGAAATACGAATCTCTACAAAGTGAGCATGCCGCCTCGGCGAGGCAGCCGGAGCCGAGCGAATCGATTACGGTCACGGTCGCACGAACCATCGATCACCGGCCGAACACCACATCGATCGGAACCGTCCTCGCGCTCCGGTCAATTTCGCTGAAGAACGAACTGGCCGGCACGGTTCGCGAAGTCCGCCTCAGACCAGGACAGCTCGTGGAAGCCGGAGCCTTGTTGGTCGCACTCGATGTCTCGGTCGAAGAAGCAGACCTGCGCGCACAAGAAGCTCAGGTGGCACTCGCGAAAACGATTCTCAATCGTCGGCAACATCTGAGTCAGGAGCTTGCCACCACGCAGGAAGAAGTGGACCGGGCACGGGCCGATTTAGATGTGGCCCAAGCCCAGATCGCCAGGACCAAAGCCGTCATTGCCAAAAAGACAATCCGCGCCCCATTCCGAGCCAGAGTGGGAATCGCGGATGTCCATCCCGGCCAATATCTGGACGAGGGAACACTCCTTACTACACTCCAAGGAGTGAGTGAAGCCGTGAATGTGGATTTTGCTGTGCCGCAACAAGTGGCCGGAAGTTTGCGGGTCGGCGAAACCGTCGAAGTCGTAGCTGTAGGCGCAGCCCTACCCATCAAGGCCAAGATTATCGCCCTCGACGCGCGTGTGGATCCAATCACCAGGAATGCCATGGTGCGAGCCAGGATCGAGAGTTCACGCACGGTACTTGCGCCGGGAGCCTCCGTACGAGTACGTGTACCTGTTGGTTCAATGCGCCAGGTTGTCGCTGTTCCCGTGAGTGCCCTCCGCAAGGGGCCTGGGGGAGACCAGGTGTTTGTGGTCACACAGGGACAAGATGGTCAGACAAGGGTGCGCGCGCGTCACGTCGAGAGTGGACCGATGGCAGGCGACGAGATCGTGATTCATGAGGGACTTACCGCCGGTGAACAGGTCGCCGCTGTCGGGTCCTTTAAACTCCGCGACGGTGCCCTTGTCACCATCACGGCTGGACCCGACAGCCCATCAACGCAAGCACAATATTGA
- a CDS encoding efflux RND transporter permease subunit — MKQSVSPRSFTDIFIVHPVLAIVVNLVILLAGWKALTALPVQQYPKIENSLVVITTIYYGASAETIRGFISTPIERVVSAISGVDYVESTSRSGVSTVTVHLKLNHSSTAALAEVTARLQQVRAELPPEAEPAAIEIQRADRPYASFYLSFSSQERTVPAVTDWLLRTLQPQLATLPGVQRVTFEGERQIAMRIWIDPDRLASFNLSPGDVQGALRRNNYLAAVGRTKGNQVQINLLANTDLRSTTEFEELIIADRDGAIVRLKDVARVEREAEEANIIAKYDETEGVYLGIWAVPGVNEIEVGHRLRDEVDRIRPTLPSDIDMKLVWDSTMFIRNALTEISKTLSETILIVALVVFLFMGSVRTALVPLVAIPVSLIGAALFLIAFGFSLNLLTLLAIVLSVGLVVDDAIVVVENVERHVRLGKSRIAAARAAARELLGPIVAMTITLATVYAPIGFQGGLTGSLFLEFAITLAVAVVLSGIVAITLSPVMSSRFVHPQGQEGRLTTFVNRRFDEARRIYVWLLDGALTMNWGIVSAALFIMIAAWPLYHFSRLELAPVEDQNHISLFFEASPDSTVQATNRKHFQIVKAITAIPETDYTWSLTTAWGGFGGVVAKDWHDRARSTEAMYDDVYGAVLQVPGLRVFPRLDPPLPTPGQYDVELILESDAPGEQLLETVGTLLGAGWQSGKFLYVDTDLKIDLPQARVVLDRERLADLGFDLAGVGRELGTMLGGAYVNRFNYFDRSYKVIPQLGDKDRATIDPLLDLKIKAPGGQLVPVSTFAHIETSTAPRSLNRFQQRNAVRIFGGLKPGVTKEEGLRVLEEAAAAVGPRIFVDYAGESRQLRQEGSALTVTLGFAVVLIYLVLAAQFKSFRDPLIVLLGSVPLAISGALVVSFLDLTTINIYSQVGLITLVGLIAKNGILIVEFANQLQTRGLSRLAAIREASLTRLRPVLMTSAATIFGHFPLVLATGPGAAARNSIGMMLVTGMTVGTLFTLFVVPVFYSLIAAQHQSAPTSETETGTALKPVEADT, encoded by the coding sequence ATGAAACAGTCTGTTTCCCCTAGGTCCTTCACTGATATCTTCATCGTCCATCCGGTCTTGGCCATCGTCGTGAACTTAGTGATCCTCCTTGCGGGGTGGAAAGCCTTGACCGCCCTCCCGGTCCAGCAGTATCCGAAAATCGAGAACTCGCTGGTCGTCATCACTACCATTTATTACGGAGCGAGTGCCGAGACCATTCGTGGATTTATCAGTACACCAATCGAGCGAGTCGTCTCGGCCATCAGTGGTGTGGATTATGTCGAATCGACCAGTCGGTCCGGCGTCAGCACCGTGACCGTCCACTTGAAGTTGAACCACAGCAGCACGGCGGCCCTCGCTGAGGTTACGGCGCGGCTGCAACAGGTGCGGGCGGAACTGCCGCCGGAAGCCGAGCCGGCTGCGATTGAAATACAGCGGGCGGATCGCCCCTATGCCTCCTTTTATCTCAGCTTCAGCTCACAGGAGCGCACGGTTCCAGCCGTCACCGATTGGCTTCTGCGCACATTGCAACCGCAGCTGGCCACGCTGCCCGGCGTCCAGCGAGTCACCTTCGAAGGTGAACGGCAAATCGCTATGCGGATTTGGATCGATCCTGACCGTCTGGCCTCATTCAATCTCTCCCCCGGTGACGTTCAAGGAGCACTCCGACGGAACAATTACCTCGCCGCCGTCGGCCGGACGAAAGGCAATCAGGTCCAGATTAATTTGCTCGCCAATACCGACCTTCGCTCGACGACTGAATTTGAGGAACTTATCATCGCCGACCGAGACGGCGCCATCGTACGGCTTAAAGATGTGGCGCGCGTCGAGCGCGAAGCGGAAGAAGCGAACATCATCGCCAAATACGACGAAACGGAAGGCGTGTACCTCGGTATCTGGGCGGTACCCGGCGTCAACGAGATCGAGGTCGGCCATCGCCTGCGCGACGAGGTCGACCGAATTCGCCCGACGTTGCCGAGCGATATCGACATGAAACTCGTCTGGGACAGCACCATGTTCATCCGAAACGCCCTGACGGAAATCTCCAAGACTCTGTCGGAAACAATTCTGATCGTCGCGCTGGTGGTCTTTCTCTTCATGGGATCAGTCCGAACGGCCCTTGTCCCGCTGGTGGCGATACCGGTCTCACTGATCGGAGCTGCACTTTTCTTGATCGCCTTCGGGTTCAGCCTCAACCTGCTCACGCTTCTCGCGATTGTATTGTCCGTTGGGCTGGTTGTGGACGACGCCATCGTCGTGGTGGAGAACGTGGAACGGCACGTACGTCTTGGCAAATCCAGAATTGCAGCCGCGCGAGCGGCCGCACGGGAACTACTCGGTCCCATCGTAGCCATGACCATCACGCTCGCCACCGTCTATGCGCCCATCGGCTTTCAAGGCGGACTTACCGGATCGCTGTTCCTCGAATTCGCCATAACCCTGGCTGTTGCGGTGGTGTTGTCGGGAATCGTCGCCATCACCCTCTCACCCGTGATGAGTTCTCGCTTTGTCCATCCACAAGGTCAAGAAGGTCGGTTGACCACGTTCGTCAACCGACGGTTTGACGAAGCACGGAGGATCTATGTCTGGCTGCTCGACGGCGCCCTCACGATGAATTGGGGAATCGTGTCGGCTGCCCTCTTCATCATGATCGCAGCCTGGCCGCTGTATCATTTCTCTCGCCTGGAGCTGGCGCCTGTCGAAGACCAGAACCATATCAGCCTCTTCTTTGAAGCCTCACCGGATTCCACTGTGCAGGCGACCAACCGCAAACACTTTCAGATCGTCAAAGCAATTACCGCCATCCCTGAAACAGACTATACCTGGTCACTCACCACTGCATGGGGCGGCTTCGGAGGGGTTGTCGCAAAAGATTGGCATGATCGTGCCCGTTCAACCGAAGCGATGTACGACGACGTGTATGGCGCCGTCTTGCAAGTCCCTGGACTGCGCGTCTTCCCCCGGCTCGATCCGCCGCTCCCCACTCCGGGACAGTACGACGTTGAGTTAATTCTTGAATCCGATGCGCCTGGTGAGCAACTGCTCGAAACCGTCGGAACCTTGTTGGGTGCGGGGTGGCAAAGCGGAAAGTTTCTCTACGTGGATACAGACCTCAAGATCGATCTCCCTCAAGCGAGGGTCGTCCTGGATCGTGAGCGGCTCGCAGACTTGGGATTCGATTTGGCCGGGGTCGGTCGTGAGTTGGGGACTATGCTCGGTGGGGCCTACGTCAACCGCTTCAACTACTTCGACCGAAGCTACAAAGTCATCCCTCAACTCGGCGATAAAGACCGTGCAACGATCGATCCGTTACTCGATTTGAAGATCAAGGCTCCAGGCGGCCAATTGGTGCCCGTGTCGACCTTCGCCCACATCGAAACCAGTACGGCGCCACGCAGCTTGAACCGCTTCCAACAACGGAATGCCGTCCGCATCTTCGGCGGGCTCAAACCAGGTGTCACCAAAGAAGAAGGTCTCCGGGTGCTCGAAGAGGCTGCTGCAGCAGTCGGCCCACGGATCTTCGTCGACTATGCCGGTGAATCGCGCCAGCTCCGTCAGGAGGGCTCAGCCCTCACTGTCACACTGGGCTTTGCGGTGGTGCTGATCTATTTGGTATTGGCTGCCCAATTTAAAAGTTTCCGCGATCCGCTCATCGTACTCCTCGGTTCGGTTCCGCTCGCTATTTCTGGGGCCTTAGTCGTCAGCTTTCTCGACCTGACGACCATCAATATCTACTCTCAAGTCGGGCTGATTACACTGGTCGGACTCATCGCCAAAAATGGGATTCTCATCGTGGAATTTGCCAATCAGCTGCAGACCCGTGGACTGTCGAGGCTCGCAGCCATCAGAGAAGCTTCCCTGACCAGGCTGCGACCAGTCCTCATGACCTCGGCCGCCACCATCTTCGGCCATTTCCCACTCGTGCTGGCCACAGGACCAGGAGCGGCAGCCCGCAATAGTATCGGCATGATGCTGGTCACAGGAATGACGGTCGGCACGCTCTTTACCCTTTTTGTCGTCCCGGTGTTCTACTCATTGATTGCGGCACAACACCAATCAGCTCCAACATCAGAAACCGAGACAGGAACCGCACTCAAACCAGTAGAAGCCGACACATAG
- a CDS encoding 4Fe-4S dicluster domain-containing protein, translating to MPEVYNWQLGRKMLYPYEERHPKWQFAFVFNINRCLACQTCSMADKSTWLFSKGQEYMWWNNVETKPYGGYPQFYDIKVTQLIEQVNPGGQVWNVRVGRKHHAPYGVFEGMTIFDAGAKVGQAAIGYIPTDQEWRFVNIYEDTATSMRALVEGIDKTGFSRDEPWKMTGSSLPEHETFFFYLQRICNHCTYPGCLAACPRKAIYKRPEDGIVLIDQNRCRGYKKCVEQCPYKKPMYRGTTRVSEKCIACYPRIEGKDPLTGGEPMETRCMAACVGKIRMQSLMRIGEDGLWAEDRWHPLYYTIRVEQVALPLYPQWGTEPNGYYIPPRHSPRGYARQMFGPGVDNAIEKYLVPSRELLAVLQLWRASQQIVFRYDVIPGPKVFETQIHGKRFEMYNDTVLGFNKSGKEVARIQVEEPIYIRPAERVTWL from the coding sequence ATGCCTGAAGTCTATAACTGGCAGCTGGGACGAAAGATGTTGTATCCCTACGAGGAGCGGCATCCGAAGTGGCAGTTTGCCTTTGTCTTCAATATCAACCGCTGCTTAGCGTGCCAAACCTGTAGTATGGCCGATAAGTCGACCTGGCTCTTCTCGAAGGGGCAGGAGTACATGTGGTGGAACAACGTGGAGACCAAGCCCTATGGGGGGTATCCCCAGTTCTACGACATCAAGGTCACCCAGCTGATTGAGCAGGTCAATCCCGGCGGACAGGTCTGGAACGTCCGGGTGGGACGCAAACACCATGCGCCGTACGGGGTATTCGAAGGGATGACCATTTTCGACGCGGGCGCCAAGGTGGGGCAGGCGGCGATTGGGTACATTCCAACCGACCAAGAATGGCGGTTTGTGAACATTTATGAGGACACCGCCACCTCCATGCGCGCGCTGGTGGAAGGCATCGACAAGACCGGGTTCTCACGGGATGAACCCTGGAAGATGACCGGCAGCAGCTTGCCGGAACATGAGACCTTCTTCTTCTACTTACAGCGGATCTGCAATCACTGTACGTATCCGGGCTGTTTAGCGGCCTGCCCGCGGAAAGCGATCTATAAGCGTCCTGAGGACGGGATCGTCCTGATCGACCAGAATCGATGCCGGGGGTACAAAAAGTGTGTGGAACAGTGTCCGTACAAGAAGCCCATGTATCGAGGGACGACTCGGGTCAGTGAAAAGTGTATCGCCTGCTATCCTCGGATCGAAGGCAAAGATCCGTTGACCGGGGGAGAACCGATGGAAACCCGGTGTATGGCGGCCTGTGTCGGCAAGATCCGGATGCAGAGTTTGATGCGGATCGGCGAGGATGGGCTGTGGGCGGAGGATCGGTGGCACCCGCTGTACTACACGATTCGGGTCGAGCAGGTGGCCTTGCCGTTGTACCCCCAGTGGGGGACGGAGCCCAACGGCTATTACATTCCACCGCGGCATTCCCCGCGCGGGTATGCCCGCCAGATGTTTGGGCCTGGTGTGGACAATGCCATTGAAAAGTACCTGGTTCCAAGCCGGGAGCTCCTCGCGGTGCTCCAGCTCTGGCGAGCCAGTCAGCAGATCGTCTTCCGGTACGATGTGATCCCTGGGCCGAAAGTGTTCGAGACCCAGATTCACGGCAAGCGCTTTGAGATGTACAACGACACGGTCCTGGGCTTCAATAAGTCCGGGAAAGAAGTGGCCCGGATTCAGGTGGAAGAGCCGATCTACATTCGGCCGGCCGAACGGGTGACCTGGCTGTAA
- a CDS encoding response regulator, whose amino-acid sequence MSDLRMMIVEDHALVRAGMRALLQKIGGIDVVADVGDGWEAVKAVQTDAPDLVLMDIAMPGLNGLDATARIVRESSNTRVILLSMYANEEYLRQALQVGASGYLLKGADLAELELAIRTVGRGETYLTPAVAKYAVEAYRNKSGEPSSPLARLSGRQREILQLIAEGCTTKDIAQRLNLSVKTVETHRAQLMERLEIHDVPGLVRLAIRVGLVHVDS is encoded by the coding sequence ATGAGTGATCTCCGCATGATGATTGTCGAGGATCATGCATTGGTGAGAGCCGGGATGCGGGCGCTCCTGCAGAAAATCGGTGGGATTGATGTCGTGGCCGACGTCGGGGATGGGTGGGAAGCTGTGAAGGCTGTCCAAACGGATGCTCCGGACTTGGTTCTGATGGATATTGCCATGCCGGGATTAAACGGACTCGATGCGACGGCTCGGATCGTGAGGGAATCGTCGAACACACGTGTGATCCTATTGTCGATGTATGCCAATGAAGAATACCTCCGACAGGCGCTGCAGGTCGGGGCGTCGGGGTACTTGCTGAAAGGTGCTGATCTGGCAGAGTTAGAATTGGCGATCAGAACCGTGGGTCGTGGTGAAACCTACTTGACCCCCGCCGTCGCCAAGTACGCCGTGGAGGCCTACCGAAATAAGTCTGGAGAGCCGTCCAGTCCCTTGGCCAGGCTGAGCGGGCGTCAGCGCGAGATCTTGCAGCTGATCGCCGAAGGTTGTACGACGAAAGACATTGCCCAACGTCTGAACCTCAGTGTGAAGACTGTAGAAACTCACCGAGCACAACTGATGGAACGGCTCGAAATTCATGATGTGCCGGGACTCGTTCGCCTAGCGATTCGTGTGGGGTTGGTTCACGTCGACTCCTAA
- a CDS encoding nuclear transport factor 2 family protein — MLKQRIEAVTKANQRFYEVFESLDIVKMDEIWTHQEYVTCIHPGWTIRSGWPAVRDSWVLIFNNTFSMKFELADIMVQVAGDMAWVICVENLVTQQAEEPQQAKILATNLYELIGDEWLMIHHHGSPVMG, encoded by the coding sequence GTGTTGAAACAGCGCATCGAAGCCGTTACGAAAGCCAATCAGAGATTCTATGAGGTCTTTGAAAGTCTCGACATCGTCAAGATGGACGAGATTTGGACGCATCAAGAGTATGTCACCTGTATTCATCCAGGTTGGACCATCCGTTCCGGATGGCCTGCCGTTCGCGACTCGTGGGTGCTGATCTTTAACAACACGTTCTCAATGAAGTTCGAGCTGGCCGATATCATGGTTCAGGTAGCAGGCGATATGGCCTGGGTCATCTGTGTGGAAAATCTTGTGACTCAACAAGCAGAGGAGCCACAACAGGCCAAAATTCTTGCCACCAACCTTTATGAACTCATCGGTGATGAGTGGCTCATGATTCACCACCATGGATCGCCGGTGATGGGGTGA
- a CDS encoding PAS domain-containing sensor histidine kinase produces the protein MNSYVAKFLIAVVLILTMVSDALTPLGVAVWVGYVFAVLLTLWVERSWAPHVVAGIATVLLPIGFVLSKPGTIELWVAIFNRVACTAYVWTMASLVVRVRNSRLNDATRRLGAIVDGSDDAIVSLRLDGTVMSWNTGAERMFGYTVDEIVGHSITRILPSGNQADESWVYPVLRGEESVQNYDTVRISKDGRRIDVSITMSPLKDQTGRILGVSKIIRDISERKRAQVLLHQALGELEKKVQERTTELSQANRSLRDLSGRLMQVQEDERSRLARDLHDEVGQLLTALKIDLQAVQHGTSGPLIGGALTDSLGLVDRLLTQVRTLALDLRPSILDDLGLVPALRWYATRQAQRNGWILHLTIDGVVGRIPTMIEVACFRVVQEALTNIAKYASAKTIELTLRRQTQEVILIIHDDGVGFDVAVARQRARDGASMGLLGMEERVRLAGGHLSILSGAGQGTSLELHFLLADDPQMTGGSLKEVHAS, from the coding sequence ATGAATAGTTATGTTGCCAAATTCCTGATCGCAGTCGTGCTCATCTTGACGATGGTCTCCGATGCACTCACGCCATTGGGCGTAGCTGTCTGGGTGGGGTATGTGTTCGCGGTCTTATTGACCCTGTGGGTTGAACGGTCGTGGGCTCCCCATGTGGTCGCAGGCATCGCGACGGTTCTCCTCCCGATAGGGTTTGTGCTGTCAAAGCCTGGGACGATCGAACTCTGGGTGGCGATCTTCAACCGAGTTGCCTGTACTGCGTATGTCTGGACCATGGCAAGTCTCGTTGTCCGTGTAAGAAACTCCAGACTGAATGACGCAACGAGACGCCTCGGGGCTATTGTCGACGGCAGCGACGATGCCATCGTGAGTTTGAGGCTGGATGGAACAGTGATGTCGTGGAACACGGGGGCTGAACGGATGTTTGGATACACCGTGGATGAGATAGTTGGGCATTCCATTACTCGGATTCTCCCATCAGGTAACCAGGCAGATGAATCCTGGGTGTATCCCGTGCTGCGGGGAGAGGAGAGCGTTCAGAACTATGACACGGTCAGAATCAGTAAGGATGGGCGGCGCATTGATGTCTCGATTACCATGTCGCCACTCAAGGACCAGACCGGCCGGATTCTAGGGGTGTCAAAAATTATTCGAGATATCAGCGAGCGAAAACGGGCACAGGTCTTGTTGCACCAGGCGCTTGGGGAGTTGGAAAAGAAGGTCCAAGAACGAACGACCGAACTCAGTCAGGCGAACCGCTCGCTTCGAGATCTTTCCGGTCGTCTGATGCAAGTGCAAGAAGACGAACGAAGTCGGCTTGCCCGGGACTTACATGACGAAGTCGGGCAGTTGCTCACGGCGCTGAAGATCGATTTGCAAGCGGTTCAGCATGGTACATCCGGCCCATTGATTGGGGGGGCACTCACGGATAGTCTGGGGCTGGTGGATCGTCTCCTGACTCAGGTGCGGACGTTGGCCTTGGATCTGCGCCCGTCCATTCTCGATGACCTGGGTCTGGTTCCAGCGCTTCGATGGTATGCAACTCGGCAAGCCCAGCGGAACGGCTGGATACTTCATCTCACGATCGATGGGGTCGTTGGGCGGATTCCAACCATGATCGAGGTGGCCTGCTTTCGCGTGGTGCAAGAGGCCCTCACCAACATTGCAAAGTATGCGAGTGCGAAGACCATCGAGTTGACGTTGCGTCGACAGACGCAGGAGGTTATCCTGATTATCCATGACGACGGTGTCGGGTTCGATGTCGCTGTGGCGCGGCAGCGGGCACGAGATGGAGCAAGCATGGGTCTGCTCGGGATGGAAGAGCGCGTACGGCTCGCTGGAGGCCACTTGTCGATTTTGTCAGGAGCGGGACAGGGAACCAGTCTTGAGCTGCACTTTTTACTTGCGGACGACCCTCAGATGACGGGCGGGTCGTTGAAGGAGGTGCATGCGTCATGA
- a CDS encoding alkaline phosphatase D family protein, with protein MRILFLFVGLFTVCPVLSGCSAWPGQNIGSQDLSAENPGLASGLLPQGVAIGDVSSQRALLWVRTDGAAVVRVEWASVSLWKQVSTSATVVAPISKTVLLKTGAETDYTLTIPLEGLTPSTRYRYHVVVGPAESSPSQFLGKPAGTGEFVTLPDVTTSAAVSFAWSGDLGSGGRCRRGVDGYPIFEVIPRYQPDFFLFLGDSIYGDHPCPSPPNEPGADFKATTLDAYRSRHRYQRSADALRRFLIGTPVYVIWDDHEVRNNFAGPYDEQMPAGRQALREYWPIVSPLEDPHRLYRTVRYGADLELFILDVRQYRSRNADQDGASKTMLGATQLAWLLDGLQVSTATWKVIATPVPLSIPKGGDRSVPGNDGWAGGSDGTGFERERQVIIDTILNRTIKNVVFLSGDVHWVQANAYDPNQDGIIDFHEYIAGPLSAPSGRFAPTQMGLHPTELFYETGYHNFGLVRATKYDFHVSIVDETGKERVSHRIVAK; from the coding sequence ATGCGTATATTGTTTCTGTTCGTCGGACTCTTCACAGTGTGCCCTGTTTTGAGTGGTTGCTCCGCATGGCCTGGTCAAAACATTGGCTCTCAAGATTTATCAGCAGAGAACCCTGGGTTAGCCTCAGGACTCCTACCCCAGGGCGTTGCAATCGGCGATGTGAGCTCGCAGAGAGCTTTGTTATGGGTACGCACCGATGGGGCCGCTGTAGTGCGAGTGGAATGGGCGTCGGTATCATTATGGAAGCAGGTTTCAACATCAGCGACGGTCGTAGCCCCGATATCGAAGACGGTGCTCCTCAAGACAGGTGCAGAGACGGATTATACGTTGACCATCCCTCTTGAAGGTCTGACTCCCTCGACTCGCTATCGGTACCATGTTGTGGTCGGTCCTGCAGAATCATCACCATCGCAATTTCTTGGAAAACCGGCCGGGACGGGTGAATTCGTCACACTGCCGGATGTGACAACCTCTGCGGCCGTGAGTTTTGCCTGGAGCGGAGATCTTGGTAGCGGGGGACGATGTCGCCGAGGAGTGGATGGGTATCCGATTTTTGAGGTGATTCCTCGATACCAGCCAGACTTCTTTCTCTTCCTTGGCGATTCTATTTATGGAGATCATCCCTGTCCCTCGCCTCCGAATGAGCCGGGTGCCGACTTCAAGGCCACGACCTTGGATGCCTATCGATCACGCCATCGCTACCAACGGAGCGCTGATGCGTTACGACGGTTTTTGATTGGAACGCCGGTCTATGTAATCTGGGACGATCACGAGGTCCGAAACAATTTTGCCGGTCCGTATGACGAGCAGATGCCTGCTGGTCGGCAAGCGTTACGGGAATATTGGCCGATTGTGTCTCCCCTTGAGGACCCACATCGTCTCTATCGGACGGTTCGGTACGGTGCCGACCTTGAACTGTTTATCTTGGATGTTCGGCAGTATCGGAGTCGCAATGCGGATCAAGATGGTGCCTCCAAGACCATGCTTGGCGCAACGCAATTGGCATGGCTGCTCGATGGCCTTCAGGTTTCAACTGCGACATGGAAAGTCATTGCGACGCCCGTTCCGCTCTCGATTCCAAAGGGCGGTGATCGTTCAGTTCCTGGAAACGATGGGTGGGCAGGTGGGTCGGATGGTACCGGATTTGAGCGAGAGCGACAGGTCATTATTGACACCATTCTCAATCGGACGATCAAAAACGTGGTCTTTCTCTCAGGGGATGTGCACTGGGTGCAAGCCAATGCCTATGACCCCAACCAGGACGGGATCATCGACTTTCATGAATACATCGCGGGTCCCCTCTCTGCACCGTCGGGGAGATTCGCTCCAACTCAAATGGGGCTTCATCCCACGGAATTATTCTATGAGACCGGGTATCATAATTTTGGTCTGGTCAGGGCCACGAAGTATGATTTCCACGTGAGCATAGTGGATGAAACGGGTAAGGAGCGAGTGTCCCACCGAATTGTGGCGAAATAG
- a CDS encoding response regulator → MLTKHHSPIRTVLVDGSPECLVRLEKWLGTLSDIAIVGKANSGVDALEQCRLLRPDLVLMDVALPCLNGYEATARIKEDGHCPMVILMSLFHMDEAYEVNSYSKADVVLNKDVLYDELIPTVTRLFPGRAGISEERSFNDSMV, encoded by the coding sequence ATGTTAACGAAGCACCATTCGCCCATTCGGACAGTGTTAGTCGACGGCAGCCCGGAGTGTCTTGTTCGCTTGGAAAAGTGGTTGGGTACGCTCTCTGATATTGCCATTGTCGGGAAGGCCAACTCGGGAGTCGACGCGCTCGAGCAATGCAGGTTGCTTCGCCCTGATCTCGTGCTTATGGACGTAGCCCTCCCATGCTTGAACGGCTATGAAGCGACGGCCCGTATCAAGGAGGATGGTCACTGTCCGATGGTCATCTTAATGTCCCTCTTTCACATGGACGAAGCCTATGAGGTCAATAGTTATTCAAAGGCCGATGTGGTTCTGAATAAAGATGTCTTGTACGACGAACTGATTCCCACTGTGACTCGGCTCTTTCCCGGCAGAGCGGGAATATCGGAAGAGCGATCATTCAACGATAGCATGGTGTGA